Proteins from a genomic interval of Lelliottia amnigena:
- the yqjA gene encoding DedA family inner membrane protein YqjA → MELLTQLLNALWAQDFETLANPSMIGMLYFVLFMILFLENGLLPAAFLPGDSLLVLVGVLCAKGAMEFPQTVLLLTIAASLGCWVSYIQGRWLGNTRIVQNWLSHLPAHYHQRAHHLFHKHGLSALLIARFIAFVRTLLPTIAGLSGLNNARFQFFNWMSGLLWVLILTSLGYLLGKTPVFLKYEDQLMSCLMLLPVVLLVFGLLGSLYVLLKKKYGARS, encoded by the coding sequence ATGGAACTTTTGACCCAATTACTGAATGCCTTATGGGCCCAGGATTTCGAAACCCTGGCCAATCCCTCCATGATTGGCATGCTCTATTTCGTCTTGTTTATGATTCTGTTCCTTGAGAACGGACTGCTTCCCGCTGCGTTTCTCCCTGGCGACAGCTTACTGGTGTTGGTGGGTGTTTTGTGCGCGAAAGGCGCCATGGAATTCCCCCAGACCGTGCTCCTGCTGACTATCGCCGCCAGCCTCGGATGCTGGGTGAGCTATATCCAGGGACGATGGCTGGGCAATACGCGTATTGTCCAGAACTGGCTTTCTCATCTTCCGGCGCATTACCACCAGCGAGCACACCACCTGTTCCATAAACATGGTCTTTCGGCCCTGTTGATTGCCCGGTTCATCGCTTTTGTTCGTACACTTCTACCGACCATCGCTGGCCTGTCTGGCCTGAACAACGCACGTTTCCAGTTCTTTAACTGGATGAGCGGTCTGCTGTGGGTCCTGATTTTAACCAGCCTCGGATATCTGCTGGGCAAGACGCCGGTGTTCCTGAAATACGAAGACCAGTTGATGTCCTGCCTGATGTTGCTCCCGGTTGTGCTGCTGGTCTTTGGTCTGCTCGGCTCGCTGTACGTGCTGTTGAAAAAGAAATACGGGGCCAGGAGCTAA
- the mzrA gene encoding EnvZ/OmpR regulon moderator, with translation MVISPLSLRRMSYGLIALVLLSTMILVWTAVQHQESTLAIRPVSQGASVPDGFYIWHHLDANGIQFKSITPQDDVLLIKFDSSAQSAAAKVVLDRSLPRGYIIALQDDQSQTAVWLTRLRDTSHRFG, from the coding sequence ATGGTTATTTCGCCCCTCTCCCTGCGCCGCATGTCTTATGGGTTAATCGCGCTGGTTCTGCTCAGCACGATGATTCTGGTCTGGACCGCAGTTCAGCATCAGGAATCTACCCTGGCGATTCGCCCTGTGAGTCAGGGGGCGAGCGTCCCTGACGGTTTTTATATCTGGCATCATCTGGATGCGAACGGCATTCAGTTTAAAAGCATCACGCCGCAGGATGACGTTTTGCTGATTAAGTTTGATTCCAGCGCGCAAAGCGCCGCAGCGAAAGTCGTTCTCGACCGCTCCCTGCCGCGCGGCTACATCATTGCGCTGCAGGACGATCAAAGCCAGACAGCAGTGTGGTTAACGCGACTGCGTGACACATCGCATCGATTTGGTTAA
- the yqjC gene encoding protein YqjC, whose protein sequence is MKYRITLALALFSLSTASFANSLCQEKEQDIQREISYAEKHNNQNRIDGLKKALSEVKANCSDSKLRADHQKKIAEQKEEIAERRHDLKEAQEKGDADKIAKREEKLKEAQEELKALEARDY, encoded by the coding sequence ATGAAATACCGCATCACTCTGGCTTTGGCCCTTTTTTCTTTGAGCACAGCTTCCTTTGCAAACTCTCTCTGTCAGGAGAAAGAACAGGACATTCAGCGTGAGATCAGTTATGCCGAAAAGCATAACAATCAGAACCGCATTGATGGCCTGAAAAAAGCGTTAAGTGAAGTAAAAGCCAACTGTTCGGACAGCAAGCTGCGTGCCGATCACCAGAAGAAAATCGCTGAACAAAAGGAAGAGATTGCTGAACGCCGTCACGACCTGAAAGAGGCGCAAGAGAAAGGTGATGCGGATAAGATTGCAAAGCGCGAAGAAAAGTTGAAAGAGGCTCAGGAAGAACTGAAAGCTCTTGAAGCTCGCGATTATTGA
- the yqjD gene encoding protein YqjD, giving the protein MSKDTTSEHLRAELKSLADTLEEVLNSSTDKSKEELSKLRSKAESALKDSRYRLGETGDALAKQTREAAARADEYVRDNPWTGVGIGAAVGVVLGVLLTRR; this is encoded by the coding sequence ATGTCTAAAGATACTACTTCAGAACACCTGCGCGCTGAGTTGAAATCCCTGGCCGATACCCTGGAAGAGGTGCTGAACTCTTCGACCGATAAATCGAAAGAAGAGCTGAGCAAACTGCGCAGCAAAGCGGAAAGCGCGCTGAAAGACAGCCGCTATCGCCTGGGTGAAACCGGTGATGCGCTGGCGAAACAGACTCGCGAAGCGGCAGCTCGCGCGGACGAATATGTACGCGATAACCCGTGGACAGGCGTAGGCATCGGTGCCGCGGTGGGTGTGGTCCTGGGCGTTCTGCTGACGCGTCGCTAA
- the yqjE gene encoding inner membrane protein, with translation MEDPRHAQGPAKNVLGIGQRILTTLVGIAETRVRLAVVELEEEKANLFQMLLMLGLTMLFAAFGLMSLMVLIIWAIDPQYRLNAMIATTVVLLVAALIGGIWTMHKARTSTLLRHTRQELANDRTLLEDDKP, from the coding sequence ATGGAAGATCCTCGTCACGCACAGGGGCCTGCAAAAAACGTCCTCGGCATCGGCCAGCGTATTCTAACGACGCTGGTCGGCATTGCCGAAACGCGAGTTCGCCTGGCGGTAGTGGAACTGGAAGAGGAGAAAGCCAATCTCTTCCAAATGCTGCTAATGCTGGGACTCACCATGCTGTTCGCCGCGTTTGGTCTGATGAGCCTGATGGTGTTGATCATTTGGGCCATCGATCCGCAGTACCGGCTTAACGCCATGATTGCGACAACAGTCGTGCTGTTGGTGGCTGCGCTGATAGGCGGGATCTGGACGATGCATAAGGCGCGCACCTCTACGCTGCTGCGCCATACCCGTCAGGAATTGGCCAACGACCGCACGCTGCTGGAGGATGACAAGCCGTGA
- a CDS encoding inner membrane protein, translating to MSSKTERQKRKAYLLSQIQQQRLDLTASRRDWLEVTRVYDRGWSTLLSMRSWALVGSSVMAIWSVRHPSMLVRWARRGFGAWSAWRLVKATLRQQQLR from the coding sequence GTGAGCAGCAAAACTGAACGTCAGAAGCGCAAAGCGTATCTGTTGAGTCAGATCCAGCAGCAACGGCTGGACCTGACCGCCAGTCGCCGTGACTGGCTGGAGGTGACGCGTGTTTACGATCGTGGCTGGAGCACGCTTCTTAGCATGCGCTCATGGGCATTGGTCGGAAGCAGCGTGATGGCGATCTGGTCAGTTCGTCATCCCAGCATGCTCGTGCGCTGGGCCAGACGGGGCTTTGGTGCGTGGAGCGCCTGGCGTCTGGTGAAGGCCACACTGCGTCAACAGCAGTTGCGCTAG
- the yqjF gene encoding DoxX family protein, producing the protein MKKLEDVGVLVARILMPILFITAGWGKITGYAGTQQYMEAMGVPGFLLPLTILLEFGGGLAILFGFLTRTTALFTAGFTLLTAFIFHSNFAEGMNSLMFMKNLTIAGGFLLLAITGPGAFSIDRVLNKKW; encoded by the coding sequence ATGAAAAAATTAGAAGATGTTGGTGTTCTGGTCGCACGTATTTTGATGCCAATTCTGTTCATCACCGCAGGCTGGGGCAAAATTACCGGTTATGCAGGCACGCAACAATATATGGAAGCGATGGGTGTCCCAGGGTTCCTGTTGCCACTGACCATTTTGCTTGAGTTTGGCGGCGGTCTGGCGATTCTGTTCGGCTTCCTGACTCGCACCACAGCACTGTTCACCGCGGGCTTCACGCTGCTGACCGCGTTTATCTTCCACAGCAACTTTGCGGAAGGCATGAACTCCCTGATGTTCATGAAAAACCTGACCATCGCAGGCGGCTTCCTGCTGCTGGCTATCACCGGTCCTGGCGCATTCAGCATCGACCGTGTTCTGAATAAAAAGTGGTAA
- the yqjG gene encoding protein YqjG, with the protein MGQLVDGVWQDIWYDTKSTGGRFKRSVSAFRNWLTADGAPGPTGEGGFAAEKDRYHLYVSLACPWAHRTLMVRKLKGLDALIPVSVVNPLMLENGWTFDSDFPAATGDDLYHHDFLYQLYLRADPHYTGRVTVPVLWDKKNQTIVSNESAEIIRMFNTAFDAHGARAGDFYPPELRDKIDELNSWIYDNVNNGVYKAGFATSQEAYDEAVAKVFESLERLEQILGQHRYLTGNTLTEADIRLWTTLVRFDPVYVTHFKCDKHRISDYLNLYGFLRDIYQMEGIAETVDFGHIRTHYYRSHKTINPTGIISIGPWQDLDEPHGRDTRFG; encoded by the coding sequence ATGGGACAACTTGTTGACGGCGTCTGGCAGGACATTTGGTATGACACCAAATCCACCGGGGGACGCTTTAAGCGTTCTGTTTCGGCTTTCCGTAACTGGCTAACCGCCGATGGGGCACCGGGTCCAACGGGCGAAGGCGGCTTTGCGGCGGAAAAAGACCGCTATCATCTTTATGTGTCGCTGGCCTGTCCGTGGGCGCACCGAACATTGATGGTGCGTAAGTTAAAGGGGCTGGACGCGTTAATTCCTGTTTCGGTGGTGAATCCGCTGATGCTGGAAAACGGCTGGACCTTTGACAGCGATTTCCCCGCCGCCACCGGCGATGACCTGTATCATCACGACTTTCTGTATCAGCTCTATTTGCGCGCCGATCCGCACTACACCGGACGCGTCACCGTCCCCGTACTGTGGGACAAAAAAAATCAAACCATCGTCAGCAATGAATCTGCGGAAATCATTCGCATGTTCAATACCGCCTTTGACGCGCACGGTGCCCGAGCCGGTGATTTCTATCCGCCGGAACTGCGCGATAAAATCGACGAGCTCAACAGCTGGATTTACGACAACGTAAATAATGGCGTCTATAAAGCCGGATTTGCCACCAGCCAGGAAGCCTACGACGAAGCGGTCGCAAAAGTCTTTGAATCGCTCGAACGGCTGGAACAGATCCTGGGACAGCACCGCTATCTGACGGGCAATACGCTCACAGAAGCCGATATCCGCCTGTGGACTACGCTGGTGCGATTCGATCCGGTGTATGTCACCCACTTTAAATGCGATAAGCACCGCATCAGCGATTACCTGAATCTCTACGGTTTCCTGCGCGATATTTATCAGATGGAGGGTATCGCCGAAACCGTCGATTTTGGTCACATCCGCACCCACTACTATCGCAGCCATAAAACCATCAATCCGACGGGCATTATTTCCATTGGTCCGTGGCAGGATCTGGATGAGCCACACGGCCGCGATACGCGTTTCGGTTGA
- the yhaH gene encoding Inner membrane protein YhaH produces MLVNFVLAMVIGIVDRILGWERAGGEGILTTIYALLVFLPSWAVLFRRLHDTDRSAWWLLLILIPIIGWLVILVFCCQNGTPGENRFGPDPKRLA; encoded by the coding sequence ATGCTGGTGAACTTTGTTCTCGCCATGGTGATAGGGATTGTCGACAGGATCCTGGGCTGGGAGCGCGCGGGCGGCGAAGGCATTCTCACCACTATTTATGCGCTGTTGGTCTTTCTGCCATCCTGGGCGGTACTGTTCCGCCGACTGCATGACACCGACCGTTCGGCATGGTGGTTACTGCTGATTTTGATCCCGATTATCGGCTGGCTGGTGATTCTGGTCTTCTGCTGTCAGAACGGCACGCCGGGTGAAAACCGCTTTGGACCCGATCCTAAACGTCTCGCATAA
- the allS_5 gene encoding LysR family transcriptional regulator produces the protein MAKERALTLEALRVMDAIDRRGSFAAAADELGRVPSALSYTMQKLEEELDVVLFDRSGHRTKFTNVGRMLLERGRVLLEAADKLTTDAEALARGWETHLTLVTEALVPTAALFPLVERLANKANTQLSVITEVLAGAWERLETGRADIVIAPDMHFRSSSEINSKKLYSVMNVYVAAPDHPIHQEPEPLSEVTRVKYRGVAVADTARERPVLTVQLLDKQPRLTVTSLEDKRQALLAGLGVATMPYPFVEKDIAEGRLRVVSPEYTNEVDIIMAWRRDSMGEAKSWCLREIPKLFANK, from the coding sequence ATGGCAAAAGAAAGGGCATTGACGCTTGAGGCGCTTCGCGTGATGGACGCGATCGACAGGCGTGGCAGCTTTGCCGCTGCGGCAGACGAGCTGGGGCGCGTTCCGTCTGCGTTGAGCTACACCATGCAGAAGCTTGAAGAAGAGCTGGACGTGGTGCTATTTGACCGCTCCGGTCACCGAACAAAATTCACCAATGTGGGGCGTATGCTGCTGGAGCGCGGGCGTGTTCTGCTGGAAGCAGCCGATAAACTGACGACCGATGCTGAAGCGCTGGCGCGCGGCTGGGAAACGCATCTGACGCTGGTCACCGAAGCGCTGGTACCGACCGCCGCATTATTCCCGCTGGTGGAGCGCCTGGCGAATAAAGCCAATACCCAGCTTTCCGTGATTACCGAAGTGCTGGCGGGCGCGTGGGAGCGTCTGGAAACGGGCAGGGCGGACATTGTGATTGCGCCGGATATGCATTTCCGTTCGTCGTCAGAGATCAATTCAAAAAAACTCTATAGCGTGATGAACGTTTATGTCGCTGCGCCGGATCATCCGATTCATCAGGAGCCGGAACCGCTATCCGAAGTGACCCGCGTGAAGTATCGCGGCGTGGCGGTCGCGGATACCGCGCGCGAACGCCCGGTGTTAACCGTCCAGCTTTTGGATAAACAGCCGCGTCTGACCGTGACGTCGCTGGAGGATAAGCGTCAGGCGCTGTTAGCCGGTTTGGGCGTTGCGACGATGCCGTATCCGTTTGTCGAAAAAGATATTGCCGAAGGGCGCCTGCGCGTCGTTAGCCCGGAATACACCAACGAGGTCGATATCATTATGGCCTGGCGCCGCGACAGCATGGGCGAAGCAAAATCGTGGTGTTTACGCGAAATCCCTAAGCTATTTGCGAATAAATGA
- the yhaK gene encoding pirin, which yields MITTRTAKQCGQADFGWLQARYTFSFGHYFDPKLLGYASLRVLNQEVLAPGASFQPRTYPKVDILNLILEGEAEYRDSEGHHVQAKAGEALLISTQPGISYSEHNLSKDKTLTRMQLWLDACPERENPAVQKINLSGEKQQVIASPDGSHGSLQLRQQVWLHHIELKKGEQASFQLHGPRAYLQSIHGTVHALTHTEEKEALTCGDGAFIRDEANITLVADTPLRALLIDLPV from the coding sequence ATGATTACGACAAGAACAGCAAAACAGTGCGGACAAGCCGATTTTGGTTGGCTGCAGGCCCGCTACACCTTTTCCTTTGGACACTACTTTGATCCCAAATTGCTCGGTTACGCCTCACTGCGCGTGCTGAATCAGGAAGTGCTCGCTCCGGGCGCGTCTTTCCAGCCACGTACGTATCCGAAAGTGGATATCCTGAATCTGATCCTCGAAGGTGAAGCAGAATATCGCGATAGCGAGGGCCATCACGTCCAGGCGAAAGCGGGTGAAGCGTTATTGATTTCAACCCAACCGGGCATAAGTTACAGCGAGCATAACCTCAGCAAAGATAAAACGCTGACCCGCATGCAGCTGTGGCTCGATGCCTGTCCAGAACGTGAAAATCCGGCCGTGCAGAAGATCAATCTGAGCGGCGAAAAGCAGCAAGTGATCGCCTCACCTGATGGGAGTCACGGTAGCCTGCAACTTCGCCAGCAGGTATGGCTGCATCATATCGAGCTGAAGAAAGGGGAACAGGCGAGCTTCCAGCTTCACGGTCCACGCGCCTATCTGCAATCGATTCACGGCACAGTACATGCGCTGACGCACACGGAAGAGAAAGAAGCGCTCACCTGCGGTGATGGGGCGTTTATTCGCGATGAAGCGAATATTACGCTGGTCGCCGACACGCCGCTGCGCGCGCTGCTGATTGATTTGCCGGTTTAA
- a CDS encoding VirG-like protein, whose amino-acid sequence MRKIFRIALMAITLAGLTGVAQAVEVATAPEPAQDPLVQQLKLSNDQITKIKALHKQLEADVFNIPTDSVKNGSLINVIQSGKWDEKAVREQLAAFSHIEEQARYYRIKYYFDVSQILTPEQRAEVRSQFAQAMSR is encoded by the coding sequence ATGAGAAAAATTTTCCGTATCGCGCTGATGGCGATAACTCTGGCGGGCTTAACTGGTGTGGCGCAGGCGGTAGAGGTGGCAACTGCGCCGGAGCCTGCTCAGGATCCCCTCGTTCAGCAGCTGAAACTCAGCAACGATCAGATTACGAAGATTAAAGCGCTGCACAAGCAGCTGGAAGCCGACGTCTTTAACATCCCAACGGATAGCGTAAAAAATGGCTCCTTGATTAACGTGATCCAGTCAGGTAAATGGGATGAGAAAGCGGTCAGAGAGCAGCTGGCTGCGTTTAGCCATATTGAAGAGCAGGCGCGTTACTATCGTATTAAATATTACTTCGATGTGAGCCAGATCCTGACTCCGGAACAGCGCGCTGAGGTTCGCTCACAGTTCGCGCAGGCCATGAGCCGATAA
- the tdcE gene encoding formate acetyltransferase, with the protein MKVNIDISATPYSDAWAGFRTNEWQNTIDVRDFIQHNYTPYEGDESFLAQATPATTALWHKVMDGIRQENATHAPVDFDLNVATTITAHAPGYIDKDLETVVGLQTDKPLKRALHPYGGINMIRSSFEAYGREMDPQFEYLFTHLRKTHNQGVFDVYSPDMMRCRKSGVLTGLPDGYGRGRIIGDYRRVALYGIRYLVRERELQFADLQSKMERGDDLEATIRLREELSEHRRALLQIQEMAANYGFDLSRPAMNAQEAVQWLYFAYLAAVKSQNGGAMSLGRTATFIDIYIERDMQAGRLNEIQAQELIDHFIMKIRMVRFLRTPEFDTLFSGDPIWATEVIGGMGRDGRTLVSKSSFRYLHTLNTMGPAPEPNLTILWSEELPIAFKKYAAQMSIATSSLQYENDDLMRTDFDSDDYAIACCVSPMVIGKQMQFFGARANLAKILLYAINGGVDEKLKIQVGPKTAPLLDDVLDYDTVMASLDHFMDWLAVQYISALNLIHYMYDKYSYEASLMALHDRDVHRTMACGIAGLSVAADSLSAIKYATVQPVRDHTGLAVDFVITGEYPQYGNNDDRVDSIACDLVERFMKKIQALPTYRNAVPTQSILTITSNVVYGQKTGNTPDGRRGGTPFAPGANPMHGRDRKGAVASLTSVAKLPFTYAKDGISYTFSIVPQALGKDEGVRKTNLVGLLDGYFHHEASIEGGQHLNVNVMNREMLMDAIEHPENYPNLTIRVSGYAVRFNALTREQQQDVISRTFTQAI; encoded by the coding sequence ATGAAGGTTAATATAGATATCAGCGCGACGCCGTACAGCGACGCGTGGGCCGGGTTCCGCACCAATGAATGGCAAAACACGATCGATGTGCGTGATTTTATTCAGCACAACTATACCCCATACGAAGGCGACGAATCCTTCCTTGCGCAGGCGACGCCTGCTACGACGGCGCTGTGGCATAAAGTGATGGACGGTATTCGACAGGAAAATGCCACGCATGCGCCGGTCGATTTCGATTTGAACGTCGCCACCACCATCACCGCTCATGCGCCTGGTTATATCGACAAGGATCTCGAAACTGTCGTGGGTTTGCAGACGGATAAACCGCTGAAGCGCGCGCTGCATCCCTACGGCGGGATCAACATGATCCGCAGCTCCTTCGAAGCCTACGGACGTGAAATGGATCCGCAGTTCGAATATCTGTTCACGCATCTGCGTAAAACACATAACCAGGGCGTATTTGACGTCTATTCGCCGGATATGATGCGCTGCCGTAAATCGGGTGTGCTCACCGGCTTGCCGGATGGCTACGGTCGCGGGCGTATTATTGGTGATTACCGCCGCGTAGCGCTGTACGGCATTCGCTATCTGGTACGCGAGCGCGAACTGCAGTTTGCCGATCTCCAGTCGAAAATGGAGCGTGGCGACGATCTCGAAGCCACGATCCGCCTGCGCGAAGAGTTGTCTGAGCACCGCCGCGCGCTGCTGCAAATTCAGGAGATGGCGGCGAACTACGGCTTTGATCTCTCGCGTCCAGCCATGAACGCACAGGAAGCGGTGCAGTGGCTGTACTTTGCCTATCTGGCCGCGGTGAAATCGCAAAACGGCGGGGCGATGTCGCTCGGTCGCACGGCGACATTTATCGATATTTATATTGAGCGCGATATGCAGGCAGGACGCCTGAATGAGATCCAGGCGCAGGAGCTGATCGACCATTTCATTATGAAGATCCGCATGGTGCGCTTCCTGCGTACCCCGGAATTCGACACGCTTTTCTCTGGCGATCCGATTTGGGCGACGGAAGTGATCGGTGGCATGGGGCGGGATGGCCGCACGCTGGTGAGTAAATCATCGTTCCGCTATCTTCATACGCTGAACACGATGGGGCCTGCGCCGGAGCCGAATCTGACGATCCTGTGGTCAGAAGAGTTGCCGATTGCTTTTAAAAAATATGCCGCACAAATGTCGATTGCCACCTCATCGTTGCAGTACGAAAACGACGATCTGATGCGAACCGACTTTGACAGCGATGATTACGCCATTGCCTGTTGCGTCAGCCCGATGGTGATTGGTAAGCAGATGCAGTTCTTCGGTGCGCGCGCCAACCTCGCCAAGATCCTGCTGTATGCGATCAACGGCGGTGTGGATGAAAAGCTGAAAATCCAGGTCGGGCCGAAAACCGCGCCGCTGCTGGACGATGTGCTGGATTACGACACGGTGATGGCGAGCCTGGATCACTTCATGGACTGGCTGGCGGTGCAATACATCAGCGCGCTGAATCTCATTCACTATATGTATGATAAATACAGCTACGAAGCCTCGCTGATGGCGCTGCATGACCGCGACGTGCATCGCACTATGGCCTGCGGGATCGCCGGGTTATCCGTTGCAGCCGATTCGCTGTCCGCTATCAAATACGCGACGGTCCAGCCGGTACGCGACCATACCGGTCTGGCGGTGGATTTCGTTATCACCGGGGAATATCCGCAGTACGGTAATAACGACGATCGCGTGGACAGCATCGCCTGTGACCTCGTTGAGCGCTTTATGAAGAAAATTCAGGCGCTGCCAACCTATCGCAACGCCGTGCCTACCCAGTCGATACTGACCATCACCTCTAACGTGGTGTACGGGCAGAAGACCGGCAACACGCCGGACGGACGCCGCGGCGGCACGCCGTTTGCGCCAGGGGCGAACCCGATGCACGGGCGTGACCGCAAAGGGGCGGTGGCGTCGTTAACGTCGGTGGCGAAACTGCCGTTCACCTACGCCAAAGACGGGATTTCGTATACGTTCTCTATCGTGCCGCAGGCGCTGGGCAAAGATGAGGGCGTGCGCAAAACCAACCTGGTCGGGCTGCTGGATGGGTATTTCCACCATGAAGCGTCCATTGAAGGCGGACAGCATCTGAACGTTAACGTGATGAACCGCGAAATGCTGATGGATGCGATTGAGCATCCGGAGAATTACCCGAACCTGACGATCCGCGTTTCAGGCTACGCGGTGCGCTTTAATGCGCTCACTCGCGAGCAGCAGCAGGACGTGATTTCGCGGACCTTCACCCAGGCGATTTAA
- the tdcD gene encoding propionate/acetate kinase has product MIEFPVVLVINCGSSSVKFSVLDAASCEALITGIADGVNTENAFISVNGGEPASLARKDYEGALAAIALELEARDLMGSVALIGHRIAHGGSVFSESTPITDEVIDQIREISPLAPLHNYANLSGVEAAKHLFPGVQQVAVFDTSFHQTLAPQAYLYGLPYRYFEELGVRRYGFHGTSHRYVAQQAYSLLNIPQHDSGLVIAHLGNGASICAVRNGESVDTSMGMTPLEGLLMGTRCGDVDFGAMAWIAQQTGQTLDDLERVVNKESGLLGISGLSSDLRTLEKAWHAGHERARLAIETFVHRIARHIAGHAASLHRLDGVIFTGGIGENSTLIRQLVTDRLKVFGITLDPLKNALPGSAGERIITTDDSCVPCAVIPTNEEKMIALDAIRLGKVHSAAVYA; this is encoded by the coding sequence ATGATTGAGTTTCCGGTTGTACTGGTCATTAACTGTGGATCGTCTTCTGTGAAGTTTTCGGTGCTTGATGCGGCAAGCTGTGAGGCGCTGATCACCGGCATCGCGGATGGTGTTAACACGGAAAACGCCTTTATATCCGTGAACGGGGGCGAGCCAGCATCGCTGGCTCGCAAGGACTACGAAGGGGCGCTGGCTGCCATCGCCCTGGAACTGGAAGCGCGCGATTTGATGGGCAGCGTGGCCTTAATTGGCCACCGTATCGCTCACGGTGGCAGCGTGTTCAGTGAGTCCACCCCGATCACTGACGAGGTCATCGACCAGATTCGTGAGATTTCCCCGCTGGCCCCGCTACACAACTACGCCAACCTCAGCGGCGTGGAAGCGGCAAAGCATCTTTTCCCGGGCGTCCAGCAGGTGGCGGTCTTTGATACCAGTTTCCACCAGACGCTAGCGCCGCAGGCATATTTATACGGCTTACCGTACCGCTATTTCGAAGAGCTGGGCGTGCGCCGTTACGGTTTCCACGGCACGTCACATCGTTACGTCGCCCAGCAGGCGTATTCCTTGCTGAATATTCCACAGCATGACAGCGGCCTGGTGATTGCTCACCTCGGCAATGGCGCATCCATTTGCGCCGTGCGTAACGGTGAAAGTGTCGATACCTCAATGGGCATGACGCCGCTGGAAGGGCTACTGATGGGCACGCGTTGCGGCGATGTGGATTTTGGCGCGATGGCGTGGATTGCCCAACAGACCGGCCAGACCCTGGACGATCTGGAACGCGTGGTGAACAAAGAGTCTGGCCTGTTGGGGATCTCGGGCCTCTCTTCCGATCTGCGTACGCTTGAAAAAGCGTGGCATGCCGGGCACGAGCGCGCGCGATTAGCGATTGAGACGTTTGTGCATCGCATCGCGCGGCATATTGCCGGGCACGCCGCGTCACTTCACCGTCTGGACGGCGTGATCTTTACCGGTGGCATTGGCGAGAACTCAACGCTGATCCGCCAGTTGGTGACGGATCGCCTGAAGGTTTTCGGCATCACATTGGATCCGCTGAAAAATGCCCTACCGGGCAGCGCTGGCGAACGAATCATCACGACGGATGATTCATGTGTGCCGTGTGCCGTCATCCCCACTAACGAAGAAAAAATGATCGCGCTGGATGCCATTCGTCTTGGAAAGGTTCATTCAGCCGCTGTTTACGCCTGA